A single Planctomicrobium piriforme DNA region contains:
- a CDS encoding carbonic anhydrase, producing MKTIDYIYRFDPKNPSAKPLPHDAQAACGILEDGNRLFSAWMESCRTGTTSEGEPRYVVPCNGLEVGMNRTLGEMPRQSPFAVVLGCSDARVPTEMLFGQGFNDIFVIRVAGNVLGDVCMGSIDFAITSLSESVRVVVVLGHSGCGAVTGAVDAYLRPLKFWSKTMSPNLRSIIERIFVAVREAANGLEEVWGADARNLPGYREALIESAVSINAAQAAFDLRQEVERNGRWEIEVFYGVHNIRNHQVCMPVDPNAPRSDDNVRLAHAPTNPTEFHALAVQMAELLRGKTLSRGDH from the coding sequence ATGAAGACTATCGATTACATCTATCGCTTTGATCCCAAGAACCCTTCCGCCAAACCGCTCCCGCACGACGCACAGGCTGCTTGCGGTATCCTCGAAGACGGCAATCGCCTGTTTTCCGCCTGGATGGAAAGCTGCCGGACCGGCACGACAAGCGAAGGGGAGCCGCGGTATGTCGTCCCCTGCAACGGGCTGGAAGTGGGGATGAATCGCACGCTCGGAGAAATGCCCCGGCAGTCTCCCTTCGCGGTCGTGCTGGGATGTTCGGATGCCCGCGTTCCCACCGAGATGCTGTTCGGCCAGGGGTTCAATGACATCTTCGTGATTCGAGTGGCTGGTAACGTCCTCGGCGACGTCTGCATGGGGAGCATCGACTTCGCGATCACTTCGCTCAGTGAAAGCGTACGGGTGGTGGTCGTGCTCGGACACAGCGGTTGCGGCGCGGTGACCGGCGCGGTCGACGCCTATCTGCGGCCGCTCAAGTTCTGGTCGAAGACGATGTCGCCGAACTTGCGGTCGATCATTGAACGGATTTTCGTTGCCGTCCGGGAAGCGGCCAACGGACTGGAAGAGGTCTGGGGAGCCGACGCACGAAATCTGCCCGGTTATCGCGAAGCACTCATCGAGTCGGCCGTGTCGATCAATGCCGCCCAGGCAGCGTTCGATCTCCGTCAAGAAGTGGAACGGAACGGCCGCTGGGAAATCGAAGTCTTCTACGGCGTCCACAATATCCGGAATCATCAGGTGTGCATGCCGGTCGACCCGAATGCGCCGCGGAGCGATGACAACGTGCGACTCGCCCACGCGCCGACCAACCCGACGGAGTTTCATGCGCTGGCCGTGCAGATGGCGGAACTGCTGCGCGGCAAAACCCTGAGCAGGGGTGACCACTAA
- the larB gene encoding nickel pincer cofactor biosynthesis protein LarB, which translates to MSAESASPDLLLLLQRLVTGEQSLDEVYQAISRSRCDDRLGSVAVNPQGDVRLDLDRERRCGYPEVIYAPGKSVEALVQTFQRLLTERQNGLATRCSSEQISALQAQVPEAIVNTVARTVRWNRAEPESGKVAVVAAGTSDRPIAEEAVETLRWMNVSVDLVMDVGVAGPQRFLQEKHRLEGAGAVVVVAGMEGALPSVVAGWVACPVIAVPTSVGYGASFGGLTALLGMLNSCAANVAVVNIDAGFKGGYLAGMIARQTIQ; encoded by the coding sequence ATGTCGGCTGAGTCTGCGTCGCCTGATTTGCTTTTGTTGCTGCAACGGCTGGTGACCGGCGAGCAGTCGCTGGATGAGGTGTATCAGGCGATTTCAAGATCCCGTTGTGATGATCGCCTGGGGTCGGTCGCTGTGAATCCGCAGGGGGACGTGCGGCTCGATCTTGACCGTGAACGACGTTGCGGATACCCGGAAGTGATCTACGCCCCCGGTAAGTCGGTCGAGGCACTGGTGCAGACGTTTCAGCGACTGCTGACGGAGCGTCAGAACGGCCTCGCCACGCGGTGCAGCAGCGAACAGATCAGCGCGCTGCAGGCACAAGTCCCTGAAGCGATCGTCAATACCGTCGCGCGCACCGTCCGCTGGAACCGAGCGGAACCAGAGTCAGGCAAAGTGGCTGTGGTCGCGGCAGGAACATCCGATCGTCCGATTGCCGAAGAAGCGGTCGAAACGCTGCGGTGGATGAACGTGTCGGTCGATCTGGTGATGGATGTGGGAGTCGCCGGCCCGCAGCGATTCTTGCAGGAAAAACACCGCCTGGAAGGGGCCGGGGCCGTGGTGGTCGTGGCCGGGATGGAAGGGGCTTTGCCCTCGGTGGTGGCAGGCTGGGTGGCCTGTCCGGTCATCGCCGTGCCGACGAGCGTCGGTTATGGAGCTTCATTCGGCGGTCTGACGGCACTCCTGGGGATGCTCAACAGTTGTGCGGCCAACGTCGCGGTGGTGAACATCGACGCCGGATTCAAAGGAGGCTATCTCGCCGGAATGATTGCCCGGCAGACGATTCAATAG
- a CDS encoding acyl-CoA thioesterase → MPPFISHRRVEFSQTDMAGIVHFSNYYKWMEELEHDFFRSLGLKIMEQQPDGTYIGWPRVNASCHFQSPARYEDQIEGRLRVERIGFKSLTYYMEFWRGTQRIAYGRVKTACCICRADGTLSSIEIPKSILDQLHEMPAE, encoded by the coding sequence ATGCCCCCGTTCATCTCGCACCGCCGCGTCGAATTTTCCCAGACCGACATGGCCGGAATCGTCCATTTCTCCAACTACTACAAGTGGATGGAAGAGCTGGAGCATGATTTCTTCCGCTCGCTGGGGCTGAAGATCATGGAGCAGCAGCCGGACGGCACCTACATCGGCTGGCCCCGCGTGAACGCCTCGTGTCACTTTCAGTCGCCGGCCCGGTACGAAGACCAGATTGAAGGCCGCCTGCGCGTCGAACGCATCGGCTTCAAGTCGCTGACCTATTACATGGAATTCTGGCGGGGAACACAGCGAATCGCCTACGGGCGAGTGAAAACCGCCTGCTGCATCTGCCGCGCCGACGGCACCCTCAGCTCAATTGAGATTCCCAAATCGATCCTCGATCAACTCCACGAAATGCCGGCGGAGTGA
- a CDS encoding ComEC/Rec2 family competence protein translates to MRSRCTLLCVALCLLVASFQAAQADGKNGRLDLYFIDVEGGAATLLVTPAGESVLIDSGYPDNMGRDRDRILKVVREVAKLDHIDHAVVSHWHMDHYGNHASITAEIPIRTFWDRGIPDTLSDDKQFPDRIALYRAASQNESRTLHAGDTFEMQGQKLPLKVRVLTGSREVVPNSGEPNPFASEHKAKAEDKSDNAASLSLLFELGKFRFLTCGDLTWNVEAQLVTPNNPVGKVDLFMVTHHGLGVSNNPVFVKAIDPVVDVMCNGPSKGGDPAVIATLRSCPSFQALYQLHRNLSAKAEQQAPAEFIANAGDTNDCQGTWVKASVAPDGESYTVQIGPDGAQRTFNTRGTSK, encoded by the coding sequence ATGCGCTCACGTTGCACCTTGCTTTGCGTGGCCTTGTGCCTGCTGGTCGCCAGTTTTCAAGCGGCTCAGGCAGACGGTAAGAATGGCCGGCTCGATCTCTACTTCATCGATGTGGAAGGGGGAGCGGCGACATTGCTGGTCACCCCAGCAGGTGAATCGGTGCTGATCGATTCCGGCTATCCGGACAACATGGGCCGCGATCGCGACCGCATTTTGAAAGTGGTGCGGGAGGTTGCCAAACTCGACCACATCGACCACGCCGTCGTCTCACACTGGCACATGGACCATTACGGGAATCACGCCTCGATCACCGCTGAAATCCCCATTCGTACGTTCTGGGATCGCGGGATTCCCGACACCCTGTCGGACGACAAACAGTTTCCGGATCGGATCGCCTTGTACCGTGCGGCATCGCAAAATGAATCGCGCACGCTGCATGCGGGCGATACGTTTGAGATGCAGGGACAGAAACTCCCGCTGAAGGTCCGGGTGCTCACTGGGAGCCGTGAAGTTGTTCCCAACTCTGGAGAGCCGAACCCGTTTGCGAGCGAACACAAGGCGAAGGCGGAAGACAAATCCGATAATGCGGCCAGCTTGAGTTTGTTGTTCGAACTCGGGAAGTTTCGCTTCCTGACCTGCGGCGACCTTACCTGGAATGTCGAGGCCCAATTGGTGACGCCGAACAATCCGGTCGGCAAGGTCGACCTGTTCATGGTCACTCATCACGGATTAGGGGTCAGCAACAATCCGGTGTTCGTGAAAGCGATCGATCCTGTTGTCGACGTGATGTGCAACGGCCCGAGTAAGGGGGGCGACCCGGCAGTGATTGCGACCCTTCGCAGTTGCCCTTCATTCCAGGCGCTCTACCAGCTGCATCGGAATCTCTCCGCGAAAGCCGAGCAACAGGCTCCAGCCGAGTTCATCGCCAATGCCGGCGATACAAACGACTGCCAGGGGACGTGGGTGAAAGCGTCTGTCGCTCCCGATGGGGAAAGCTATACGGTTCAGATCGGTCCTGACGGTGCGCAGCGAACATTCAACACGCGAGGAACGTCAAAATAG
- a CDS encoding SGNH/GDSL hydrolase family protein has product MMRFWLCAVLPAILALCVTSENCVFAQARKPNPAFEKIVDDPKLPRVLIIGDSISMGYTIPVRKLLAGQANVHRISVNGGPTPRGVESIDAWLGDGKWDVIHFNWGLHDIRYMDDKEVPPGPLTATPPAPRHPQVSIEDYEKNLTQIVERLQKTGAKLIWRNTTPVPEGSVNRVPGDEVRYNAVAEKIMQSHGVQIEDLHSFVKPQISELMLPKNVHYTPAGYDALAEQVAATIKAALPAAQQ; this is encoded by the coding sequence ATGATGCGATTCTGGTTGTGTGCGGTTCTGCCTGCGATTTTGGCCCTTTGCGTGACTTCAGAGAACTGTGTGTTCGCTCAGGCTCGAAAGCCGAATCCGGCGTTTGAGAAGATTGTCGACGACCCCAAGCTGCCGAGGGTGCTGATCATCGGCGACTCGATTTCGATGGGTTACACGATCCCTGTCCGCAAACTGCTGGCCGGGCAGGCGAATGTGCATCGCATTTCAGTCAACGGCGGGCCAACGCCGCGGGGGGTTGAAAGTATTGACGCGTGGCTCGGTGACGGAAAATGGGACGTCATCCATTTCAACTGGGGCCTGCATGACATCCGTTATATGGATGACAAGGAAGTCCCGCCGGGCCCGCTCACGGCCACCCCGCCAGCACCGCGACATCCACAGGTGTCGATCGAGGACTATGAAAAAAATCTGACGCAAATTGTGGAACGCCTGCAGAAGACTGGCGCAAAGCTGATCTGGCGAAACACGACGCCGGTACCAGAGGGCTCGGTCAATCGCGTGCCAGGGGACGAAGTGCGGTACAACGCCGTGGCGGAGAAGATCATGCAGTCGCACGGCGTCCAGATTGAAGATCTTCACAGTTTCGTCAAACCGCAGATTTCGGAACTGATGTTGCCGAAAAACGTCCACTACACCCCGGCTGGCTATGACGCTCTGGCGGAACAGGTGGCGGCCACGATCAAGGCGGCTCTCCCCGCTGCTCAACAGTAA